The Pseudomonas asiatica genome has a segment encoding these proteins:
- the hyi gene encoding hydroxypyruvate isomerase — MPRFAANLSMLFTEQDFLARFKAAADAGFSGVEYLFPYDFSAAEIKQQLDANGLTQVLFNLPAGDWAKGERGITCHPDRVEEFRAGVDKAIEYAKVLGNTQVNALAGIRPQGPDCATVRKTFVENLRYAADKLKAAGIRLVMEMINTRDIPGFYLNTTKQALEIQAEVGSDNLFLQYDIYHMQIMEGDLARTMEANLKLINHIQLADNPGRNEPGTGEINYRFLFEHLDRIGYQGWVGAEYKPLTTTEAGLGWLKTHNAI, encoded by the coding sequence ATGCCTCGCTTCGCTGCCAACCTGTCCATGCTGTTCACCGAACAGGACTTCCTGGCCCGCTTCAAGGCTGCCGCCGATGCTGGTTTCAGCGGCGTCGAATACCTCTTCCCGTACGACTTCAGCGCTGCCGAGATCAAGCAGCAGCTGGACGCCAACGGCCTGACCCAGGTGCTGTTCAACCTGCCGGCGGGCGATTGGGCCAAGGGTGAGCGCGGTATCACCTGCCACCCTGACCGCGTCGAGGAATTCCGCGCCGGTGTCGACAAGGCCATCGAATACGCCAAGGTGCTGGGCAACACCCAGGTCAACGCCCTGGCCGGCATTCGCCCACAAGGCCCGGACTGCGCCACCGTGCGCAAGACCTTCGTGGAAAACCTGCGCTACGCCGCCGACAAGCTGAAAGCCGCCGGGATCCGCCTGGTCATGGAAATGATCAACACCCGCGACATCCCCGGCTTCTACCTGAACACCACCAAGCAAGCGCTTGAAATCCAGGCCGAGGTTGGCAGCGACAACCTGTTCCTGCAGTACGACATCTACCACATGCAGATCATGGAAGGTGACCTGGCTCGTACCATGGAAGCCAACCTGAAACTGATCAACCACATCCAGCTGGCCGACAACCCCGGCCGCAACGAGCCAGGCACCGGCGAGATCAACTACCGCTTCCTGTTCGAGCACCTGGACCGCATCGGCTACCAGGGCTGGGTGGGCGCGGAGTACAAGCCGCTGACCACCACCGAAGCGGGCCTGGGCTGGCTGAAGACCCATAACGCAATCTAA
- a CDS encoding outer membrane protein OmpK produces MRTINSLILAGGLLACGTTFGGDLLQWQNNSLTYLWGKNFKVNPSIQQTVTFEHADGWKYGDNFIFVDKIFYQGQKDEGNGPNTYYGEISPRLSFGKIFDQKLAFGPVKDVLLAMTYEFGEGDTESYLIGPGFDLDIPGFDYFQLNFYNRTTDGSRAGDNVWQITPVWSYTIPVGSSDVLIDGFMDWVVDNDENRRGTYQANLHFNPQIKYDLGKALHLGEKQLYVGVEYDYWKNKYGIKDSDAFTTDQNTMSFLLKVHF; encoded by the coding sequence ATGCGTACCATCAACAGCCTGATCCTCGCCGGCGGCCTGCTGGCCTGTGGCACCACCTTCGGCGGCGACCTGCTGCAATGGCAGAACAACAGCCTGACCTACCTGTGGGGCAAGAACTTCAAGGTCAACCCGTCGATCCAGCAAACCGTGACCTTCGAGCACGCTGATGGCTGGAAGTACGGCGATAACTTCATCTTTGTCGACAAGATCTTCTACCAGGGCCAGAAAGATGAGGGCAATGGCCCGAACACCTACTACGGCGAAATCAGCCCGCGCCTGTCGTTCGGCAAGATCTTCGACCAGAAGCTGGCCTTCGGCCCGGTCAAGGACGTGCTGCTGGCGATGACCTACGAGTTCGGCGAAGGTGATACCGAGTCGTACCTGATCGGCCCTGGCTTCGACCTGGACATCCCTGGCTTCGACTACTTCCAGCTGAACTTCTACAACCGCACCACCGACGGCAGCCGCGCCGGCGACAACGTGTGGCAGATCACCCCGGTGTGGTCGTACACCATTCCGGTCGGTTCGTCCGATGTGCTGATCGACGGTTTCATGGACTGGGTGGTGGACAACGACGAGAACCGCCGCGGCACCTACCAGGCCAACCTGCACTTCAATCCGCAGATCAAGTATGACCTGGGCAAAGCCTTGCACCTGGGCGAGAAGCAGCTGTATGTGGGTGTGGAGTACGACTACTGGAAGAACAAGTACGGCATCAAGGATTCCGATGCCTTCACCACCGACCAGAACACCATGAGCTTCCTGCTCAAGGTTCACTTCTGA
- a CDS encoding GlcG/HbpS family heme-binding protein, producing MNALNLKVAVSLVNAALAAGRKINAAPLTVAVLDAGGHLLALQREDGASLIRPEVATGKAWGAIALGKGSRLLALDAQQRPAFFAALNGLGERPVVPAPGGVLVRDQDGKVLGAVGISGDTSDIDEQCAISAIEEVGLKADAGVAA from the coding sequence ATGAACGCTTTGAACCTGAAAGTCGCGGTCAGCCTGGTGAATGCCGCGCTGGCGGCGGGCCGCAAGATCAATGCCGCGCCACTGACCGTGGCGGTGCTGGATGCCGGCGGCCACTTGCTGGCGCTACAACGCGAGGATGGCGCCAGCCTGATCCGGCCGGAGGTGGCCACCGGCAAGGCCTGGGGCGCGATTGCCCTGGGCAAGGGCTCGCGCCTGCTGGCGCTGGACGCGCAGCAGCGGCCGGCATTTTTTGCCGCGCTGAACGGGTTGGGCGAGCGGCCGGTGGTGCCGGCGCCGGGTGGCGTGCTGGTGCGTGATCAGGATGGCAAGGTGCTGGGTGCGGTAGGGATCAGCGGGGATACGTCGGATATCGACGAGCAGTGCGCGATCAGTGCGATCGAGGAGGTGGGGTTGAAGGCGGATGCCGGGGTAGCGGCGTAA
- the gcl gene encoding glyoxylate carboligase: MSKMRAIDAAVLVMRREGVDTAFGIPGAAINPLYSALKKVGGIDHVLARHVEGASHMAEGYTRANPGNIGVCIGTSGPAGTDMVTGLYSASADSIPILCITGQAPRARLHKEDFQAVDITNIVKPVTKWATTVLEPGQVPYAFQKAFYEMRTGRPGPVLIDLPFDVQMAEIEFDIDAYEPLPVHKPSATRVQAEKALALLNDAERPLLVAGGGIINADASDKLVEFAELTGVPVIPTLMGWGTIPDDHAQMVGMVGLQTSHRYGNATLLKSDLVFGIGNRWANRHTGSVDVYTEGRKFVHVDIEPTQIGRVFTPDLGIVSDAGKALDVFLEVAREWKAAGKLKCRKAWLEDCQERKATLQRKTHFDNVPVKPQRVYEEMNQVFGKDTCYVSTIGLSQIAGAQFLHVYKPRHWINCGQAGPLGWTIPAALGVVKADPKRKVVALSGDYDFQFMIEELAVGAQFNLPYVHVLVNNAYLGLIRQAQRGFDMDYCVQLAFENINSTDAATYGVDHVAVVEGLGCKAIRVFEPAEIAPALLKAQKMAEEFRVPVVVEVILERVTNISMGTEINAVNEFEDLALVGNDAPTAISLLD, translated from the coding sequence ATGAGCAAAATGAGAGCAATCGATGCAGCCGTTCTGGTCATGCGCCGTGAAGGTGTAGATACCGCGTTCGGCATCCCGGGGGCTGCCATCAACCCGTTGTACTCGGCCCTGAAGAAAGTCGGTGGCATCGATCACGTCCTCGCTCGTCACGTCGAAGGCGCCTCGCACATGGCCGAGGGTTACACCCGTGCCAACCCGGGCAACATCGGCGTGTGCATCGGCACCTCCGGCCCAGCCGGCACCGACATGGTCACCGGCCTGTACAGTGCCTCCGCCGACTCCATCCCGATCCTCTGCATCACCGGCCAGGCCCCACGTGCCCGCCTGCACAAGGAAGACTTCCAGGCTGTCGACATCACCAACATCGTCAAGCCGGTCACCAAGTGGGCCACCACCGTTCTGGAGCCAGGCCAGGTGCCTTACGCCTTCCAGAAGGCCTTCTATGAAATGCGCACCGGCCGCCCAGGCCCGGTACTGATCGACCTGCCGTTCGACGTGCAGATGGCCGAAATCGAATTCGACATCGACGCCTACGAACCGCTGCCAGTGCACAAGCCGTCCGCCACCCGCGTACAGGCCGAAAAAGCCCTGGCCCTGCTCAATGACGCCGAGCGCCCGCTGCTGGTAGCCGGTGGCGGCATCATCAACGCCGACGCCAGCGACAAGCTGGTCGAGTTCGCCGAACTGACCGGTGTACCGGTAATCCCGACCCTGATGGGCTGGGGCACCATCCCGGACGACCACGCACAGATGGTCGGCATGGTCGGCCTGCAGACTTCGCACCGCTACGGCAACGCCACCCTGCTGAAATCCGACCTGGTGTTCGGTATCGGTAACCGCTGGGCCAACCGCCACACCGGTTCCGTCGACGTCTACACCGAAGGCCGCAAGTTCGTGCACGTGGACATCGAGCCGACCCAGATCGGCCGCGTGTTCACCCCGGACCTGGGTATCGTTTCCGACGCCGGCAAGGCACTGGACGTATTCCTCGAAGTGGCCCGCGAGTGGAAAGCCGCTGGCAAGCTGAAGTGCCGCAAGGCCTGGCTGGAAGACTGCCAGGAGCGCAAGGCAACCCTGCAGCGCAAGACCCACTTCGACAACGTGCCGGTCAAGCCGCAGCGCGTCTACGAAGAAATGAACCAGGTATTCGGCAAGGACACCTGCTACGTCAGCACCATCGGTCTGTCGCAGATCGCCGGCGCGCAGTTCCTGCACGTGTACAAGCCACGCCACTGGATCAACTGCGGCCAGGCCGGCCCGCTGGGCTGGACCATCCCTGCCGCCCTCGGTGTGGTCAAGGCCGATCCGAAACGCAAGGTGGTCGCGCTGTCGGGTGACTACGACTTCCAGTTCATGATCGAAGAGCTGGCGGTGGGCGCACAGTTCAACCTGCCGTACGTGCACGTACTGGTGAACAACGCCTACCTGGGCCTGATCCGTCAGGCGCAACGTGGCTTCGACATGGATTACTGTGTACAACTGGCGTTCGAGAACATCAACTCGACCGACGCCGCCACCTACGGTGTCGACCATGTCGCCGTGGTCGAAGGCCTGGGCTGCAAGGCCATCCGTGTATTCGAGCCGGCCGAGATCGCCCCTGCCCTGCTCAAGGCACAGAAGATGGCCGAAGAGTTCCGCGTGCCGGTGGTGGTCGAGGTGATTCTCGAACGTGTGACCAACATTTCCATGGGCACCGAGATCAACGCGGTCAACGAGTTCGAAGACCTGGCCCTGGTCGGCAACGACGCGCCAACCGCCATCTCGCTGCTGGACTGA
- a CDS encoding 2-hydroxy-3-oxopropionate reductase, producing the protein MAKIGFIGTGIMGKPMAQNLQKAGHSIFVSTHHDAAPADLIAAGAVALANPKEVAQEAEFIIVMVPDTPQVESVLFGDNGVAEGVGPNKVVIDMSSISPTATKAFAEKIKATGAAYLDAPVSGGEVGAKAATLSIMVGGCPKAFERALPLFEAMGKNITRVGGNGDGQTAKVANQIIVALNIQAVAEALLFAAKNGADPAKVREALMGGFASSKILEVHAERMIKGTFDPGFRINLHQKDLNLALQGAKELGINLPNTSNAQQVFNTCQALGGGNWDHSALIKGLEHMANFSIRDEK; encoded by the coding sequence ATGGCTAAAATCGGTTTCATCGGCACCGGCATCATGGGCAAGCCCATGGCTCAGAACCTGCAGAAAGCAGGTCACAGCATCTTCGTCTCCACCCACCACGACGCTGCCCCGGCCGACCTGATCGCCGCCGGTGCCGTGGCCCTGGCCAACCCGAAGGAAGTTGCCCAGGAAGCCGAGTTCATCATCGTCATGGTCCCCGACACCCCGCAGGTCGAGAGCGTCCTGTTCGGTGACAACGGCGTGGCCGAAGGCGTGGGCCCGAACAAGGTCGTGATCGACATGAGCTCGATCTCCCCTACCGCTACCAAAGCCTTCGCCGAGAAGATCAAGGCCACTGGCGCTGCCTACCTGGACGCCCCGGTGTCCGGTGGCGAAGTCGGTGCCAAGGCCGCGACCCTGAGCATCATGGTCGGTGGCTGCCCGAAAGCCTTCGAGCGCGCCCTGCCGCTGTTCGAAGCCATGGGCAAGAACATCACCCGCGTCGGTGGCAATGGCGACGGCCAGACCGCCAAGGTGGCCAACCAGATCATCGTTGCCCTGAACATCCAGGCCGTTGCCGAAGCCCTGCTGTTCGCCGCCAAGAACGGCGCCGACCCGGCCAAGGTACGTGAAGCACTGATGGGCGGCTTCGCCTCGTCGAAGATCCTCGAAGTGCACGCCGAGCGCATGATCAAGGGCACCTTCGACCCAGGCTTCCGCATCAACCTGCACCAGAAGGACCTGAACCTGGCCCTGCAGGGTGCCAAGGAACTGGGCATCAACCTGCCCAACACCTCCAATGCCCAGCAAGTGTTCAACACCTGCCAGGCCCTGGGCGGCGGCAACTGGGACCACTCGGCGCTGATCAAAGGCCTGGAGCACATGGCCAACTTCTCGATCCGCGACGAAAAATGA
- a CDS encoding DUF808 domain-containing protein → MAGSSLLVLIDDIATVLDDVSVMTKVAAKKTAGVLGDDLALNAQQVTGVRAEREIPVVWAVAKGSMVNKAILVPAALLISAFIPWAVTPLLMLGGAYLCFEGFEKLAHKFLHSKAETDAEHEALKEAVADANVDLVAFEKAKIKGAVRTDFILSAEIIAITLGIVADSPLTQQIVVLSGIAVVMTIGVYGLVGGIVKLDDLGLWMTRKASRLARAVGNGILRAAPYMMKSLSVIGTAAMFLVGGGILVHGIGPLHHAIEAFSEGRGGALTVALLNGGVGVVAGAVVLAVVGIAGKLWRAVRPAN, encoded by the coding sequence ATGGCAGGAAGCAGTCTACTGGTACTGATCGACGACATCGCCACGGTGCTTGATGACGTCTCGGTGATGACCAAGGTGGCGGCGAAAAAGACCGCAGGCGTGCTGGGCGATGACCTGGCACTGAATGCCCAGCAGGTCACCGGGGTGCGTGCCGAGCGCGAGATCCCGGTGGTGTGGGCTGTGGCCAAGGGCTCGATGGTGAACAAGGCCATCCTGGTGCCGGCGGCGCTGCTGATCAGTGCGTTCATCCCCTGGGCGGTGACGCCGTTGCTGATGCTGGGCGGCGCCTACCTGTGCTTCGAGGGTTTCGAGAAGCTGGCGCACAAGTTCCTGCACAGCAAGGCCGAGACTGACGCCGAGCATGAAGCGCTCAAGGAGGCGGTGGCCGATGCCAATGTCGACCTGGTGGCGTTCGAGAAAGCCAAGATCAAGGGCGCGGTACGTACCGACTTCATCCTTTCGGCGGAAATCATCGCCATCACCCTGGGCATCGTTGCCGACTCGCCGTTGACCCAGCAGATCGTCGTGCTGTCGGGTATCGCGGTAGTCATGACCATCGGCGTGTACGGGCTGGTGGGCGGTATCGTCAAGCTCGATGACCTGGGGCTGTGGATGACCCGCAAGGCATCACGCCTGGCCAGGGCGGTGGGTAACGGCATTCTGCGTGCCGCGCCATACATGATGAAGAGCCTGTCGGTGATCGGCACGGCGGCCATGTTCCTGGTCGGTGGCGGGATCCTGGTGCATGGCATCGGGCCGCTGCATCACGCCATCGAGGCGTTCAGTGAAGGGCGTGGCGGGGCGTTGACCGTGGCGCTGCTGAACGGCGGTGTCGGGGTTGTGGCCGGTGCCGTGGTGCTGGCGGTGGTGGGCATTGCGGGGAAACTGTGGCGGGCGGTTCGGCCGGCCAACTGA
- a CDS encoding urate hydroxylase PuuD, giving the protein MEAHLHEWLNLSIRWVHMITGVAWIGASFYFVWLENHLNRSNPRDGLSGDLWAIHGGGIYHLEKYKLAPPKMPENLHWFKWEAYFTWMSGIALLCVVFYWNPTLYLLAPGSTLSGAEGVAIGIGSLIAGWFIYDFLCDSPLGKKPALLGAVLFVLIIAACWGFSLVFSGRGAYLHTGAIIGTIMVGNVFRIIMPAQRQLVAAIENNQTPDPVLPAKGLLRSRHNNYFTLPVLFIMISNHFPSTYGSQYNWLILAGIAVAAVLIRHYFNTRHDSNKYAWTLPVGALAMICLAYVTGPKPMAVSPEQAAAKVEYQPLPATAVGGKTAAEQRAEDAAKAAAAPAAPAEAPAQATAQAGGESFDKIHNVIQERCTVCHSSKPTSPLFSAAPAGVMFDTPQQIQAQAARIQAQAVASQIMPLGNITQMTTEERKLVGDWIAKGAPVN; this is encoded by the coding sequence GTGGAAGCACACCTTCACGAATGGCTGAACCTGAGCATTCGCTGGGTTCACATGATCACCGGTGTCGCCTGGATCGGTGCATCGTTCTACTTCGTCTGGCTGGAGAACCACCTGAACCGAAGCAACCCGCGCGATGGGTTGTCGGGTGATCTCTGGGCAATTCACGGCGGTGGTATCTACCACCTGGAGAAATACAAGCTCGCACCCCCGAAAATGCCCGAGAACCTGCACTGGTTCAAATGGGAAGCCTACTTCACCTGGATGTCCGGTATCGCCCTGCTGTGCGTGGTGTTCTACTGGAACCCGACCCTGTATCTGCTGGCCCCTGGCAGCACCCTTAGCGGTGCCGAAGGCGTGGCCATCGGTATCGGCTCGCTGATCGCCGGCTGGTTCATCTACGACTTCCTGTGCGACTCGCCCCTGGGCAAGAAGCCAGCGCTGCTCGGTGCTGTACTGTTCGTGCTGATCATCGCCGCGTGCTGGGGCTTCAGCCTGGTGTTCAGCGGCCGTGGTGCGTACCTGCACACCGGCGCGATCATCGGCACCATCATGGTCGGCAACGTGTTCCGCATCATCATGCCGGCCCAGCGCCAGCTGGTGGCTGCGATCGAGAACAACCAGACCCCCGACCCGGTACTGCCGGCCAAAGGCCTGCTGCGCTCGCGCCACAACAACTACTTCACCCTGCCGGTGCTGTTCATCATGATCAGCAACCACTTCCCGAGCACCTACGGTAGCCAGTACAACTGGCTGATCCTGGCCGGTATCGCAGTAGCCGCGGTCCTGATCCGCCACTACTTCAACACCCGCCACGACAGCAACAAGTACGCCTGGACCCTGCCGGTCGGCGCCCTGGCGATGATCTGCCTGGCCTACGTCACCGGTCCGAAACCGATGGCCGTCAGCCCTGAGCAAGCCGCGGCGAAGGTCGAGTACCAGCCACTGCCTGCGACCGCTGTAGGTGGCAAGACCGCTGCCGAGCAACGCGCCGAGGACGCCGCCAAGGCTGCCGCAGCACCTGCCGCGCCGGCCGAAGCCCCTGCCCAGGCCACGGCCCAGGCTGGCGGCGAGAGCTTCGACAAGATCCACAATGTCATCCAGGAACGCTGCACCGTGTGCCACTCGTCCAAGCCGACCAGCCCACTGTTCAGCGCCGCCCCTGCCGGCGTGATGTTCGACACCCCGCAGCAGATCCAGGCCCAGGCCGCGCGCATCCAGGCGCAAGCGGTCGCCAGCCAGATCATGCCGCTGGGCAACATCACCCAGATGACCACCGAAGAGCGCAAGCTGGTCGGTGACTGGATCGCCAAAGGCGCCCCGGTCAACTGA
- a CDS encoding TetR/AcrR family transcriptional regulator, with product MSTIRERNKELILRAASEEFADKGFAATKTSDIAAKAGLPKPNVYYYFKSKDNLYREVLESIIAPIMQASTPFNADGDPKEVLSAYIRSKIRISRDLPHASKVFASEIMHGAPHLSPNQVAQLNEQARHNIECIQRWIDRGQIAHVDAHHLMFSIWAATQTYADFDWQISAVTGKAKLADSDYDAAAETIIRMVLKGCEPELA from the coding sequence ATGAGCACCATTCGCGAGCGCAACAAGGAACTGATCCTGCGCGCGGCCAGCGAGGAATTCGCCGACAAGGGCTTCGCCGCCACCAAGACCAGCGATATCGCGGCCAAGGCCGGCCTGCCCAAGCCGAACGTGTATTACTACTTCAAATCCAAGGACAACCTCTACCGCGAGGTCCTGGAAAGCATCATCGCGCCGATCATGCAGGCGTCGACCCCGTTCAATGCCGACGGTGACCCGAAGGAAGTGCTGAGTGCGTACATCCGCTCGAAGATCCGCATTTCCCGCGACCTGCCGCATGCGTCCAAGGTGTTCGCCAGCGAGATCATGCACGGTGCCCCGCACCTGTCGCCGAACCAGGTAGCGCAGCTGAACGAGCAGGCACGGCATAACATCGAGTGCATCCAGCGCTGGATCGACCGCGGGCAGATCGCCCATGTGGATGCGCATCACCTGATGTTCAGCATCTGGGCAGCGACCCAGACCTATGCCGATTTCGACTGGCAGATCTCTGCGGTGACCGGCAAGGCCAAGCTGGCCGACAGCGATTATGACGCGGCGGCGGAGACCATCATCCGCATGGTGCTCAAGGGCTGTGAGCCTGAGCTAGCCTGA
- a CDS encoding outer membrane protein OmpK, with translation MKRITSSLLLGSSLLATLPAHAGEWLQWHGESLTYLYGKDFKVNPRIQQTVTFEHANKWKYGDTFMFVDKVFYNGKPDPGKGVTSYYGEFSPRLSFGKIFDQKLAFGPIKDVLLAMTYERGEGDNEAYLIGPGFDLDIPGFNYFTLNFYLRNTEGSRPGDNVWQITPAFSYTIPVGKSDILIDGYMDWVVDNDQTRRGTYHANLQFNPQVKYDLGKALNLGAKQLYVGIEYSYWKDKYGIDSQGNIDSNQSVTSALIKVHF, from the coding sequence ATGAAACGCATCACCTCGTCCCTCTTGCTGGGCAGCAGCCTGCTGGCCACCCTCCCCGCCCACGCTGGCGAATGGCTGCAGTGGCATGGCGAAAGCCTGACCTACCTGTACGGCAAGGATTTCAAGGTCAACCCACGCATCCAGCAGACGGTGACCTTCGAGCACGCCAACAAATGGAAGTACGGCGATACCTTCATGTTCGTCGACAAGGTCTTCTACAACGGCAAGCCCGACCCGGGCAAAGGCGTCACCTCCTACTACGGTGAGTTCAGCCCGCGCCTGTCGTTCGGCAAGATCTTCGACCAGAAGCTGGCGTTCGGCCCGATCAAGGATGTGCTGCTGGCCATGACCTACGAGCGTGGCGAGGGCGACAACGAGGCCTACCTGATCGGCCCCGGCTTCGACCTGGACATCCCCGGCTTCAACTACTTCACCCTCAACTTCTACCTGCGCAACACCGAAGGCAGCCGCCCCGGTGACAACGTCTGGCAGATCACCCCGGCCTTCTCGTACACCATTCCGGTGGGCAAGTCCGACATTCTGATCGACGGTTACATGGACTGGGTGGTCGACAACGACCAGACCCGCCGTGGTACCTACCACGCCAACCTGCAGTTCAACCCACAGGTCAAGTACGACCTGGGCAAAGCCCTGAACCTGGGCGCCAAGCAGCTGTACGTGGGCATCGAGTACAGCTACTGGAAGGACAAGTACGGCATCGACAGCCAAGGCAATATCGACAGTAACCAGAGCGTCACCAGTGCCCTGATCAAGGTGCACTTCTAG
- a CDS encoding nucleobase:cation symporter-2 family protein, with protein MSESRKAYIPVAPPREPLPLFQLILVGLQHVLLMYGGAIAVPLIIGQAAGLSREEVAFLINADLLVAGVATIIQSFGIGPVGIRMPVMMGASFAAVGSMVAMAGMPGVGLQGIFGATIAAGFFGMLIAPFMSKVVRFFPPLVTGTVITSIGLSLFPVAVNWAGGGHQADTFGSPIYLLVAGLVLAVILLINRFMRGFWVNVSVLVGMGLGYILAGSIGMVDLSGLNDAPWLQVVTPLHFGMPTFSLAPILSMCLVVVIIFVESTGMFLALGKVTDREVTPGMLRRGLLCDAGASFIAGFFNTFTHSSFAQNIGLVQMTGVRCRYVTIVAGALLILLSLLPKAAFLIASIPPAVLGGASIAMFGMVTATGIKILQEADIGDRRNQLLVAVSVGFGLIPVVRPEFFAQMPQWMEPITHSGIAMATVSALVLNVLFNILGGADRAVHNEACHQH; from the coding sequence ATGTCCGAGTCACGCAAGGCGTACATCCCTGTTGCGCCGCCGCGCGAGCCCTTGCCCCTGTTCCAACTGATCCTGGTTGGCCTGCAACACGTTCTGCTGATGTACGGCGGCGCCATCGCCGTGCCATTGATCATCGGCCAGGCCGCCGGGTTGTCCCGTGAAGAAGTCGCTTTCCTGATCAACGCCGACCTGCTGGTCGCTGGCGTCGCTACCATCATCCAGTCCTTCGGTATCGGCCCGGTGGGCATCCGCATGCCGGTGATGATGGGTGCCAGCTTCGCTGCCGTCGGCAGCATGGTGGCCATGGCCGGCATGCCTGGCGTGGGCCTGCAGGGGATCTTCGGCGCGACCATCGCCGCCGGGTTCTTCGGCATGCTGATCGCGCCGTTCATGTCCAAGGTCGTACGCTTCTTCCCGCCACTGGTCACCGGCACGGTGATCACCTCGATTGGCCTGTCGCTGTTCCCGGTGGCAGTCAACTGGGCCGGTGGCGGCCACCAGGCAGATACCTTCGGCTCGCCGATCTACCTGCTGGTGGCCGGCCTGGTGCTGGCGGTGATCCTGCTGATCAACCGTTTCATGCGCGGTTTCTGGGTCAACGTGTCGGTGCTGGTGGGCATGGGCCTGGGCTACATCCTGGCCGGCTCCATCGGCATGGTCGACCTGTCGGGCCTGAACGACGCACCGTGGCTGCAAGTGGTGACCCCACTGCACTTCGGCATGCCGACCTTCAGCCTGGCACCGATCCTGTCCATGTGCCTGGTGGTGGTGATCATCTTCGTCGAGTCCACCGGCATGTTCCTGGCCCTGGGTAAGGTGACCGATCGTGAAGTTACCCCAGGGATGCTGCGCCGCGGCCTGCTGTGCGATGCAGGCGCGTCGTTCATCGCCGGCTTCTTCAACACCTTCACCCACTCTTCGTTCGCCCAGAACATCGGCCTGGTGCAGATGACCGGGGTGCGCTGCCGCTATGTCACCATCGTGGCCGGTGCACTGCTGATCCTGCTCAGCCTGCTGCCCAAGGCGGCCTTCCTGATTGCCTCGATCCCGCCTGCGGTACTGGGCGGCGCGTCCATCGCCATGTTCGGCATGGTCACCGCCACCGGGATCAAGATTCTCCAGGAGGCGGACATCGGCGACCGTCGCAACCAGCTGCTGGTTGCGGTGAGCGTCGGCTTCGGGTTGATCCCCGTGGTACGTCCGGAGTTCTTCGCCCAGATGCCCCAGTGGATGGAGCCCATCACCCACAGTGGCATCGCCATGGCCACGGTCAGTGCCCTGGTGTTGAACGTGCTGTTCAACATCCTTGGTGGTGCCGACCGCGCGGTGCACAACGAAGCCTGTCACCAGCATTGA